CTTGAGTGGTAGAATATCTGCAGAGGATCTGGTCGCTGCTCGTCTGGCCTGGTATCGCGAGCAAGGGTGCTGGACTCCAgatgctgccgctgcaaCAGCCCTCTTCGACGAGGTTAATTCTCGTCTGCCTCAAATACTCATGAGCGGTGATGCCCGAACTCTTGGACAGCTTACAACCGTCATTCAAGGAACGCTTCTTACCGATCGCATTGACGCGGGAGCTGATATGTTTGCCCTTGCTGTGTTCTGCGCCTTCCGCCGTCTCTCCTTCGACGAGATTTACTTGGAAGTACTTGACCGCAATCCTCTCCCCAATGGGCACACTGTGCAGGCTGCAGTCTTTGCAGAGATGTTTGCCCTGGGCGCGCGTTGTGATCTTTACTTCGACATGACTCCTAACCTGCTGGGCAAAATCATCTCAGCCCGGTACCGCGAATATTACAACGTCCACCCACCAAAACGACGAGAGGAATTATTTACCGAGATTCCAACTGCGTACGCATCTATGGAGATTGACCTAGATCCCAAGGGCGATGAGCACCGGGTCCCTTTCTACTATCGCATTACTTTCCTCGGTATCTTTGCCCTGCCTGCGCTGATCGACATCACCATGTTGACCACCATCGGACGCGGTCTTTACCTAACAACCTTCATGAGTGACGTTGACAAAACCCTTGCTACAACGGCTCTCATGGTAGCCCTTCTCGTCTGTGGTGGGTTTGGTGGCTGGATCAGTTCAGGGGGCAGTTACTATCTCTACGCCATGGCGTTTCCTGCTATGAGCATGTTCGTCATGACGCGATTTATAGCAGGTGTGGCCGTCACTCTTGTCAGTGGGCTGATTGCCTTGATCGCAATTGGATGCGTCAAGGGCTTTGCAGCTggtgttttgtttttcttgtactttttcttcctcgcgaCGTACCTGATGCTGTTGTCTGTGCTGGCGATCTACCAACTCCCTGGATTCCAGTTCCAATCGGTATgtttactaatatatatttttgaTATTGGCTAATTGATGCAGGGCCGTACCGTCATCATGAGCTGTATACCCATTTTATTCATTGGCCCGGTTGTGACATTGTGGGTTGGGCATGACTCCGTTATATATCTCTGCCTCTTAGGGCTATTCGTGACTTCGCTTCTGCTGGGCGCCCGACGTGTCATGTCCCAGTGGAATACTTGGTATCTCAATATCCCCCGAGTAACAGACGGTGATGTTGTCAACTGGTACGCCCAGAGAAGCGAATCACCTAGCTCCAGCATGAAGGACgattcctcttcttcggttCCCCGAAAAGCTCTATTCGAGGCTGTCCAGAAAGAATGTCGCCGCTCGTTCTGGTCCAAGCCCACCAATGACGATTTCGTGCGTAAAATGGCCGATGGATACTCGGCGACGATGTTCCTCCTGGTTTGGTACTGTCGCTACTCGCGAACAAAGATCCCCCTTCCCTATAGTCCGACATGGAACCTGCAGCTCAAGGCCGCTGTTGATACAATGGGCGACATGCAAAAGGGCCTCACCATGCATAGCGCCTTTCTGCACTGGCGCCATACCGGTGCCGACGTCTGGTGTGGTATTCTATACTTCGTCATTGCCCTCATGGATAAGTGGACGGCGCTGCTCACTGGCGAAGCACTCGTTGGTCTTTCCACTGCCTCGAGTTCAGAGTATCGACTGTCTGTTGGCTTCGGATTGGGGTACTATCTGGCCGGTGCTCTTATGCTGGATGCTGTCTCCCAACCTCTCTGGACATCTGTGACCCAAAGAAACAGCGAAGCGATATCGTCCATCGACAGTCTGCGCGAAGTGCTGTCGCACAACTCAGGCGATCGCCAGCGACTATACTGGACCAACCTGATGAAGTTCTTCCTCCTGCATATCTGGGGAACTGCTGTTACGCTGGCACTGATGTGGGCATTTGAGCCATCCCAGCGCGCGTCGATTATGTATTTGGCGTATATCGGTGCCTATAGTGGCCTGCTCTTCTACCAATACAACCGCATTTTTACAGGCCCTGAAGCAGCGCGGTGTCTTGCACTGGGATCGGCCGTGGGCTTCATCGTTGGGATCGTCATGCATAAGGTGATTCCACCCTTTACTTGGAGCAGTGTCATCTCGCTGGCTTCTGGTACGTGGACCGCTGCGATATACTCTCTTTGGCTGTCGGACATTGGAATGCCAAAGTTGAAAAGGACCACGGGCTTCAAGCAAAGTTCAAACATTACCCCAAAGCCGAATTATACAAGCAGCTCGTTGGAGCCTTACTTGGACATGTCGTCTACCACCCTTGCCCAGACATTTGACAATATCAATGCCCTCTCAGACGACCTTCGCTTCCGATTGGACCCATCAAACCACCCTGGATCTGAGGTAAAGGAAGTTATTAGCTCTAATTTGGGCTCGAAGACATCCACAGTCGTACAGGCCGCGTTCCCCAATGCCGAAGAGCTGCTCACCGATGTCGTCCGTCTCTGGGTATCTGGCCAGACAGTAATCGAGTTCGTCTCAGCCGAGCATCTCCTCCAAACAGAGCAGCGAGTCCGCGCAGTAAGCCGTCTCGTCGGCGACCAGCTGCATGTCTTTGTTGTGATCGGACCGGGTCTCGTGGGTCAAGACTGGACGACAAACATTCGCCGCAATTGCAGAGCCATCGCCGAGGCCGTGGTGCAGGCTACTGCTGAAGCAAAGTTCGGTTTCTCACACGATCAAGCTATGATGGCGGAGCTTCTGGTCGGTCACCATCGCGATGACTATGACCTTTCTGTTCCCGAGGGAGTCAAGTACCAGCTCGAGCGGTCGCCTTCTGAGTGCTCGCGAGTCGCAAGCCATGGCCAACGTACACTGCTGCGCCATCTAATGCTCGGTATTGACTGCGATCTGGAGTGGGATGGGCTTCCCCGGTCTGCGCGGTCATTTCTCCTCCGGCGATGCTCAGGGAAGCCAGGTCGCGTCACCACTGACGAGCTTGCCTGGCTCCAGGCCAGGGTTGGTGTACAAGACCTGCAAGGCGTTGGGGCATTTGTCGCGCGGTATAACATGGGCGtggccttgtccttgtcaGTCACCTACTACGCCCAGCGTTGGATGGAGCAGGCGGACTATCCAGACTACCCTGTTTTCCAGGATACAACATATGAAAAGCCCATACAGAGGGCCCTTCCATCTCCTCTCGGAACGGATGTGCGGTTTATGGATGCGCTGAAGCTATCTTTCACTTATATCCACCATAGTGTCAAGACGTGTCTCAAGGTCGTGATAATTTCTCTGGTTGCGGATCCTCAGTACCAGCGTGAACTCGAGTACGTGCTTCGTGGACAGCCCTTGATATTCTCTTGGCCAGTTACTCTGCTGCTAAACAGCATCTGGTCACTTTGCAAACTGCTTCAGCGGGTTCTAATTCCCCTTGTGCTCCTCCACGGCCGCGAAAATATTATGGACGTGTACAAGAGCACCCGTGGCTGGAAGACAATAGTCCAAAAAGACAGAATCGTTATTGAAAATCTGCATGGACCGACCACTTGTTTTGCAAAAGCCCAGCCTGACGGGTCTACGATTTTATATCAATACTCGGGAAATCATACTCACGAGCCTAGGGACCAGACCCAACTGCTGGCCGTCAACACGTACACCGACAAGTTAGTCCTTCGACGAAGACAGGAATACAAGGGCAGTAAATTGGAAAACGACTTTACATATGAATATGCAAATAATGACAAAAGGTCTCGAAGGCGCAAACTTCCGATCCAGAGACAATGCACTTCCGGGGAGCTGGAAGGCCAAGTCGTGCAGTATGATGACAGCGGATATATTGTATCTGGATCTGGAATGCAGGGGGTCAATCCAATGCAGTTCAAGTATCGGTTCCGGAAGAATGCGAAATTCGACGACGAGCTGCTGCGCGCTGAGTACACGTTCCCTCATATCCAGATCAAGGTCGCCTGGTGTATGCCACCACCACATCACCCGGAGCGTGAGGACAAATGGATTCCTTATCCCAGAGTCAGCAAGGCTACTTTCGCTCAGGGCGAGAATGTGCATAATGCCAAATGGACTTACGATCACAAGTTTCACCCGATTATCAAGACAACACTGAATGGCCAGGATGTGCCCACGCCCCCTATGATCCAGGACGACTGGTTCCATGTCCTCGAGAAGCCTTCCAGGAGTAGTTTCCTGCATGATAACCCgctcttctttttcaagTCCATCAAGACAAATTTCATTACACGGATGTTGGGAATGAACGTCAAGACCAGGCCAATTCCAACCTCGAGAGCGCGCACACACCTGTGGAAGTCATGGAAAGGCAGCAAACACTTCGACGCGGTGACAACCACCTGGCTTGACGAACTGCTCCTCCGCTCCGATCGCGTTCTTCGTCCGTACTGGAGGAATCGCGATTTCGGTCGCCTGGATGCCGCCGGTGACTATTTAGATGGCCAGGTTGATACAATCCTCGCTCGTGTTGACATTGACCCGGATATCAGTTCGTGGACGCAGATGGCGTTCAAAATCAGCGACCTCTATAGCTTTGGC
This sequence is a window from Aspergillus puulaauensis MK2 DNA, chromosome 6, nearly complete sequence. Protein-coding genes within it:
- a CDS encoding glycosyltransferase family 4 protein (COG:M;~EggNog:ENOG410PKT7;~PFAM:PF00534,PF13692;~TransMembrane:12 (o20-44i837-861o881-906i918-939o945-971i983-1001o1007-1024i1263-1281o1287-1304i1316-1334o1340-1362i1748-1765o);~antiSMASH:Cluster_6.6), whose product is MVEYLGLQATGWDRMTATWWGRVLAACLLATIILGSIYILYHVGRNLYRHWRKRHELSEVPAATARYIKHLGKETPSLCTPSSTVTEPKSFGVYLGSFDSPPTPHQSRLLSQWEAVVLDPIQPGVLDALAGGTTATHTLARLDVARLVHFDGNSRHDEEIRALSGLTNALTTHLRRPSDAQSLFNGVLLSEFHQYFQPVVMNEVVRFINRLGLDVWLEVSPPDYLPERTCREIDMARIRGVVYCNGTILSNGDRQNYFDMEKMRTVMRVVAAQKPIGESTLAMWETVDDGIELQHDVLHRSYKWCNYNSAMSWIGSKSALTDAAIAARKTVVHEPIGALMWMKDENTLAAHDIWRQNEKISPVPCGYESLYDSVQHMIPNLREKLALFPPAPKPASDGQVFVIDELQWPSLNEPLMTNPFSLSPDGNDYSGLGCFQLGLDCTAKDTEELLQAQRHTRDLNLLDQLKLPELRKIAGDLQELADSQNDGSQAARELYDLLLSCEGSKRDPVRIYSGLHSGFRTRMETQIWGMYQQDPMGALNMYLSGKTEKERAGTILHTYMSSRGYSRYECLMAEVGLSISNDTLSKQWQLPTRIVSDIEQLTPTEAMLFLRRLSLTLCQECADLAAKVRACCEHFLMEVPSLAQLRALSSSEYLSGRISAEDLVAARLAWYREQGCWTPDAAAATALFDEVNSRLPQILMSGDARTLGQLTTVIQGTLLTDRIDAGADMFALAVFCAFRRLSFDEIYLEVLDRNPLPNGHTVQAAVFAEMFALGARCDLYFDMTPNLLGKIISARYREYYNVHPPKRREELFTEIPTAYASMEIDLDPKGDEHRVPFYYRITFLGIFALPALIDITMLTTIGRGLYLTTFMSDVDKTLATTALMVALLVCGGFGGWISSGGSYYLYAMAFPAMSMFVMTRFIAGVAVTLVSGLIALIAIGCVKGFAAGVLFFLYFFFLATYLMLLSVLAIYQLPGFQFQSGRTVIMSCIPILFIGPVVTLWVGHDSVIYLCLLGLFVTSLLLGARRVMSQWNTWYLNIPRVTDGDVVNWYAQRSESPSSSMKDDSSSSVPRKALFEAVQKECRRSFWSKPTNDDFVRKMADGYSATMFLLVWYCRYSRTKIPLPYSPTWNLQLKAAVDTMGDMQKGLTMHSAFLHWRHTGADVWCGILYFVIALMDKWTALLTGEALVGLSTASSSEYRLSVGFGLGYYLAGALMLDAVSQPLWTSVTQRNSEAISSIDSLREVLSHNSGDRQRLYWTNLMKFFLLHIWGTAVTLALMWAFEPSQRASIMYLAYIGAYSGLLFYQYNRIFTGPEAARCLALGSAVGFIVGIVMHKVIPPFTWSSVISLASGTWTAAIYSLWLSDIGMPKLKRTTGFKQSSNITPKPNYTSSSLEPYLDMSSTTLAQTFDNINALSDDLRFRLDPSNHPGSEVKEVISSNLGSKTSTVVQAAFPNAEELLTDVVRLWVSGQTVIEFVSAEHLLQTEQRVRAVSRLVGDQLHVFVVIGPGLVGQDWTTNIRRNCRAIAEAVVQATAEAKFGFSHDQAMMAELLVGHHRDDYDLSVPEGVKYQLERSPSECSRVASHGQRTLLRHLMLGIDCDLEWDGLPRSARSFLLRRCSGKPGRVTTDELAWLQARVGVQDLQGVGAFVARYNMGVALSLSVTYYAQRWMEQADYPDYPVFQDTTYEKPIQRALPSPLGTDVRFMDALKLSFTYIHHSVKTCLKVVIISLVADPQYQRELEYVLRGQPLIFSWPVTLLLNSIWSLCKLLQRVLIPLVLLHGRENIMDVYKSTRGWKTIVQKDRIVIENLHGPTTCFAKAQPDGSTILYQYSGNHTHEPRDQTQLLAVNTYTDKLVLRRRQEYKGSKLENDFTYEYANNDKRSRRRKLPIQRQCTSGELEGQVVQYDDSGYIVSGSGMQGVNPMQFKYRFRKNAKFDDELLRAEYTFPHIQIKVAWCMPPPHHPEREDKWIPYPRVSKATFAQGENVHNAKWTYDHKFHPIIKTTLNGQDVPTPPMIQDDWFHVLEKPSRSSFLHDNPLFFFKSIKTNFITRMLGMNVKTRPIPTSRARTHLWKSWKGSKHFDAVTTTWLDELLLRSDRVLRPYWRNRDFGRLDAAGDYLDGQVDTILARVDIDPDISSWTQMAFKISDLYSFGIGGDARINTRTLSTQLQDTDSRLHVLAMDTATWPNEPGGVSACRRDMVNDLKGIRWHIISENANDYGVPKFQIERNVQSLTVLPQWGLDFLNPTHGVFQNTLDSAVVERSLDTRKEDIKNHFIPILTKLVRSARTTNLKRQHIEEATNALVDLNTYFESGRSWNDVWMSDIVKNAWRELWLSDDVDDTTPVSKWWDAEHPSLQQLDTALDMWHRYLFIFSIPVPERIPDVFQASHHFTGATFGVLCKAKRKCALHVWDHCVSFREVTVFLSSAVSFDSAFVNNTLISLAHLACVLVEHHADVVLPCAEYFNPGWEIELGTAEGALQHRRAFSRKIDPVVNGITSMERYKPIETIKTTTPTVVMLSHIRYVKDIKTAIMASDVIVNKWGFKDYRLHIYGDMERAPAYASECQEVIASKGLREHVMLKGLGNPSVVLQDAWLFMNSSISEGLPLAMGEAALTGAPVVCTDVGASFCVVTDRATGKRFSEVVAPNDADSLARAQLRVLALLDKWSPFAEDLPGDVVPTLEFHPTPEQIKAISDRIYAKVSQRRKFGMMGRKNVQNSFSSDRYLREHEQLLWLGKYQSHSYIARTSATSSSNSSEVLVKEKTAMQRLYIGNLPSTPDSIYQPVPARAWRAWRDSRHASSSGMQTPVQV